The proteins below are encoded in one region of Pelagibacterium flavum:
- a CDS encoding TetR/AcrR family transcriptional regulator, which produces MQMESARRSNKERSDATRAALIAAGRALFTARPYGEIGTPEIVAKAGVTRGALYHHFADKQALFAAVVDAEAAAVAREIEQSSSQGTAPYVALLSGGRAYLDAMAVPGRTRLLLLDAPAILGHAEAEAIDMCHSARTLQEGLGIAMAAGAIPKLPLDPLTQVISSAFDRAALAIEAGGNRAEWETILEALLTGIASKT; this is translated from the coding sequence ATGCAAATGGAATCCGCCAGACGAAGTAACAAGGAAAGATCGGACGCCACCCGCGCCGCTCTGATCGCAGCGGGACGCGCATTGTTCACCGCGCGGCCCTATGGCGAAATCGGCACTCCCGAGATTGTTGCGAAAGCAGGCGTCACGCGCGGCGCACTTTATCACCACTTTGCCGATAAGCAGGCGCTGTTCGCTGCTGTTGTGGATGCCGAAGCGGCAGCGGTCGCTCGGGAGATCGAGCAGTCTTCCTCACAGGGCACCGCCCCCTACGTGGCTCTGCTGTCCGGGGGGCGTGCCTATCTCGATGCCATGGCCGTCCCTGGCCGTACCCGGCTGCTGTTGCTGGATGCGCCCGCAATTCTTGGGCATGCCGAGGCCGAGGCCATCGACATGTGTCACAGTGCGCGGACGCTGCAAGAGGGCTTAGGTATTGCCATGGCGGCCGGAGCAATACCCAAGCTGCCGCTTGATCCGCTCACCCAAGTCATATCATCGGCCTTCGACAGGGCGGCGTTGGCTATTGAGGCGGGAGGAAATCGTGCTGAATGGGAAACGATTCTCGAGGCGCTTTTGACCGGAATCGCCAGCAAGACTTAA
- a CDS encoding VOC family protein — protein sequence MNPTSFYPVIMTDNVTSSAAFFVENFDFQVLFDSDWYVHLQSNANPAINFAVLDKAHHTIPKAHRGQTGGVLLNFEVDDVDAQYERLKSAGATLVLDIRDEDFGQRHFIVTDPNGVMVDVIKPIPPSAEFAAQYAPEALPQ from the coding sequence ATGAATCCGACCAGTTTTTATCCCGTCATAATGACGGACAACGTGACATCGTCCGCCGCATTCTTCGTTGAAAATTTCGATTTTCAGGTGCTCTTTGACAGCGACTGGTATGTCCACCTGCAATCGAACGCCAACCCGGCCATCAACTTCGCCGTGCTGGACAAGGCCCATCATACGATTCCCAAAGCCCATCGCGGGCAGACCGGCGGCGTGCTGCTCAACTTCGAAGTCGATGATGTCGACGCCCAGTATGAGCGGCTTAAATCGGCAGGAGCGACACTCGTTCTCGATATTCGGGACGAGGATTTTGGCCAGCGCCATTTCATCGTCACCGACCCGAACGGTGTCATGGTCGATGTCATAAAGCCCATTCCGCCCAGCGCGGAGTTCGCTGCCCAGTATGCCCCAGAAGCACTGCCTCAGTAG
- a CDS encoding response regulator, protein MSHRIIIVDDHPLFRAALRQTLEGRDSGMAFEEAGDIEGLSTALEANRDCDLVLLDLNMPGVRGFSGLLLLRAQFPEVPVMIVSAVEDTAVIRRCFDLGASGFLSKSESAARIRESIDTILAGGLWVPEGVSLDGQDEQTEVLARLATLTPQQIRVLMMLSDGLMNKQIAYELSISEATVKAHVSAILQKLNVDSRTQAVIAASKIEQGQFAQLVEDQQV, encoded by the coding sequence ATGAGCCATCGTATCATCATCGTCGACGATCATCCCCTCTTTCGGGCCGCCTTGCGCCAGACGCTGGAGGGCCGGGATAGCGGCATGGCGTTCGAGGAGGCCGGAGATATCGAAGGCTTGAGTACGGCACTCGAAGCCAACCGCGATTGCGACCTCGTCCTGCTCGACCTCAATATGCCTGGCGTACGCGGCTTCTCGGGCCTTCTTCTCTTGCGGGCGCAATTTCCAGAAGTTCCCGTGATGATCGTTTCGGCGGTCGAAGACACCGCGGTGATCCGGCGGTGCTTCGACCTTGGCGCATCAGGGTTCCTGTCCAAGTCTGAAAGTGCGGCCCGCATTCGTGAGTCGATCGATACCATCCTGGCCGGCGGGCTGTGGGTTCCGGAAGGCGTCTCGCTGGACGGGCAGGATGAGCAGACTGAGGTGCTGGCCCGGCTCGCAACGCTGACCCCGCAACAGATTCGCGTCCTTATGATGCTTTCGGACGGGCTGATGAACAAGCAGATCGCTTACGAGCTTTCGATTTCGGAGGCTACCGTCAAGGCGCACGTCTCGGCGATCCTGCAAAAGCTCAACGTCGACAGCCGCACCCAGGCGGTCATTGCCGCGTCCAAGATCGAGCAGGGTCAGTTTGCCCAGCTCGTTGAGGATCAGCAGGTCTAG
- a CDS encoding MerR family transcriptional regulator — MSGPARKDRATRQSEGPAIYTIAELADAFSITHRTLRFYEDKGMLRPRRVGNKRLYTNRDRVRLRIILDGKQVGLTLREIQEYLDTYDLRDGSYDHLRRALDKVHHQRHLLQQRRSAIEKSLAELARVEQIIEGMLAEPQDPDGRGDII, encoded by the coding sequence ATGAGTGGACCAGCCCGCAAGGACCGCGCGACGCGCCAGAGCGAGGGGCCGGCAATCTATACGATTGCCGAACTCGCCGACGCGTTCTCGATTACGCATCGGACTCTGCGCTTTTATGAAGACAAGGGCATGTTGCGCCCCCGCCGGGTAGGCAACAAGCGCCTATATACCAACCGTGACCGCGTGCGGCTGCGCATCATCCTCGATGGCAAGCAGGTAGGGCTCACCTTGCGTGAGATACAGGAGTATCTCGACACCTACGATCTACGCGACGGCTCGTACGACCACCTGCGGCGTGCACTCGACAAAGTGCATCACCAGCGCCATCTGCTCCAGCAGAGGCGCTCAGCCATCGAAAAGTCGCTGGCTGAATTGGCACGCGTCGAACAAATCATCGAAGGGATGCTGGCCGAGCCCCAGGACCCCGACGGGCGCGGCGACATCATATGA